In a single window of the Deinococcus aetherius genome:
- a CDS encoding cob(I)yrinic acid a,c-diamide adenosyltransferase — translation MKLYTKTGDDGSTGLYGPERVSKTHVRVEAYGTVDELNSVVGLARAHNMGSGQPDATLDADLEYLQNALFDVGADLATRQGSVSASKISRMDAEDAAFLEAMIDRYQEVAPVFKGFVHPGGTATAAALHVARTVARRAERVAIGLAGVEEVNPHVLVYLNRISDLLFVMARAANQTAGLEEHAWTVKGRR, via the coding sequence ATGAAGCTCTATACGAAGACGGGCGACGACGGCTCCACCGGGCTCTACGGCCCCGAGCGGGTGAGCAAGACGCACGTCCGGGTCGAGGCGTACGGCACGGTGGACGAGCTGAACAGCGTGGTGGGCCTGGCGCGGGCGCACAACATGGGGAGCGGGCAGCCCGACGCCACCCTCGACGCTGACCTCGAATACCTCCAGAATGCGCTGTTCGACGTGGGCGCCGACCTCGCCACCCGGCAGGGAAGCGTCTCGGCGAGCAAGATCAGCCGCATGGACGCCGAGGACGCCGCCTTCCTGGAGGCGATGATCGACCGCTACCAGGAGGTCGCGCCCGTCTTCAAGGGCTTCGTCCACCCGGGAGGAACCGCCACGGCCGCCGCCCTCCATGTCGCCCGAACGGTCGCCCGGCGCGCCGAACGTGTGGCGATTGGGCTCGCGGGGGTCGAGGAGGTCAACCCCCACGTCCTCGTCTACCTCAACCGCATCTCCGACCTGCTGTTCGTGATGGCCCGCGCGGCGAACCAGACGGCGGGACTGGAGGAGCACGCCTGGACGGTGAAGGGGCGGCGGTAG